DNA from Evansella sp. LMS18:
AATGTCCCTTTCTCCATGCCAAAATGGCCTGATGCCATTTTTATGAAAGTGATCTTTCGCCTTGGACTCCCGTCTGGTTTGAGTATGATGGTGATTTCCGGTGGAGTGCTCGCCATTATGACAGTGGTCACTTCCTTTGGTGAAGAGGTTACTGCAGGTTTCGGAGCTGCCCAGCGGCTGGACAGTCTGATTATGATACCAGCGATGACCCTGGGTTCGGCAGTTAACAGTATCGCAGGCCAGAACATCGGGGCAAATTTATGGGGAAGAGTTAATGAAGTGGCGAAAAATGGAGTAATACTGATTTTACTTGTCTCTTTTTCCATTGGTGCAGCTATCTTTTTCAGTGCCGAATTCCTCATCTCTTTATTCGTTCAGGACGAGGAGACGATTGCCTTTGGAAAAACTTATGTACAGACCATTGCATTCTTCTACCCGTTTCTCGGCATCAATTTTGTTTTAAATGGAGTAGTGCGTGCCGCAGGGGCTATGATGCAAATTTTCGTACTGAATACAATTTCCTTCTGGATCCTCCGCTACCCTCTTACATATCTGTTCTCCAGCTGGATGGGGGAAGAGGGGATTGCGGTTGGGATGGCCGCCAGCTTTGTTATCAGCAGTCTCTTTGCGATCGGCTATTTCAAATATGGTAAATGGCGGGAAATCAAACTCCTTGACGAGAAGGACGATGAAAAAGAGAAGTTGCTTGAGGAACTCGAGGAAAAAACGAAGAAATAAGGGTGGCCAGAAGGTCCTTCGGTACATGAGAAGGAGGTACTATTACTCTCAAGTGGTGCAAGAATGTCTTGCATCCCTTGAAAGAGAGGAAAAGGTGAACTCAAGTGATGCAAGAATGTCTTGCATCACTTGAAAGAGAGGAAAAGGTGAACTCAAGTGATGCAAGAACGTCTTGCATCCCTTCAAAGAGAGGAAATGATGCACTCAAGTGTTGCAAGGGCGTCTTGCATCCCTTGAAAGAGAGGAAAAGGTGAACTCAAGTGATGCAAGAACGTCTTGCATCCCTTGAAAGAGAGGAAAAGGTGAACTCAAGTGATGCAAGAACGTCTTGCATCCCTTCAAAGAGAGGAAATGATGAACTCAAGTGATGCAAGAACGTCTTGCATCCCTTCAAAGAGAGGAAATGATGAACTCAAGTGATGCAAGAACGTCTTGCATCCCTTGAGAGAGAGGAAAAGGTGAACTCAAGTGATGCAAGAAGGTCTTGCGTTACTTGAGAAGGAGAAACCCGTGCTCTCAAGTGGTGCAAGAGCGTCAAGTCCATCTTTGTGTGTAAAAGTAGATACAATATTTTTCAGCTTCAAACAATGTATAGAGAGTTCTTTTTCACCAGGGAGGGGCGAGCCCCTCCCTGGTGAAATTAATTTTGCTTAAGGAAAGGCTTTTTTTGGTTCGTCCATTTCTCGTCGATGTCCATTAGAACAGACCCGATTAGTCGGATGGCCGATTGGTCATTTGGAAAGATTTGAATGACTTTTTCTCTTCTTCGAACCTCACGGTTTAAGCGTTCAAGCATATTGGTAGTGCGCAAACTGATATGGTGCTCACTTGGATAAGCGTGAAATTGAATGGCATCCTCGAATCCTTCATCTAATATCTGAACTGCTTTTGTAAATCCTTTTACTGTTTCGTACTTTTGCACAAACTTTTCTTTGAGATCCCGGGCAAGGGCCACTTCAGGCACTCTAAAAATGGCTTTAAGTTCATGTTTGGCTTCTTCGCTGCCTTTCTTGGGCATGGCATCAACGATATTTCTGGAAAAGTGAAAATAACAGCGCTGCCAGGACGTGCCCAGAAATGTTTCCTGAATGGAGGCGACTAGCCCCTTGTGGGCATCGGAGATCACCATTTTAGGAGACTGAATGCCTCTTCCCTTAAGATCCTCAAAGAAAGCAGTCCAGCTGCGTACAGATTCGCCATGAGTAACTTTAAGCCCTATGATTTCCCGATGCCCATCCTGAGTAATCCCACAAGCAATATGGACGGCTTTGGAAACTACTTTATTGTTCTCACGAACTTTAATATACATAGCGTCCACGTATAAGTACGGGTAGTAATGCACGTTAAGTGGGCGGTTTCGCCATTCGTTTACAATGGGATCCAGGGATTTTAACAAGTTAGAGACCTGTGATTTCGAGACACTCTTCCCGCATAATTCTTCCACAATCTTAGTTACTTTGCGTGTGGAAACGCCATTAACAACCATTTCAATCATAGACAGAACTAATGCCTGGTCACATCGGTTGTATTTTTCAAAGATGGTCGTGGAAAATTCTCCGTCTCTCGTACGAGGGACCTTAAGGGTGAGACCACCTGCGCCAGTCATGAGTTCACGGGAATAATACCCGTTACGCTGTCCCGTACGGTCTTCCGAGCGCTCGTAAGGTATGGCATTAATGTATTCATCTCTTTCTTTTTCCATCAATGAATTAAGAATAAGGGTCAAAGACGCTTTCACAGGAGAACCTAGTGTACTGTTCTCTACTTCCTCTTTTAGTTGGTCCAAATTTATAGTAATATTGAGTTGGGTCATCATCATTACCTCCGTGTGCTATTTTTCTTGGTCGAAAAACATTGTACCACGGGTCTTGATGATGACCTTTTCTTTTTACACAATTATATGGACTTTATCTGCAAGAGCGCCTTGCGTCCCTTGAAAGAGAGGAAATGATGAACTCAAGTGGTGCAAGAGCGCCTTGCATCCCTTGAAAGAGAGGAAAAGGTGAACTCAAGTGATGCAAGAACGTCTTGCATCCCTTCAAAGAGAGGAAATGATGAACTCAAGTGATGCAAGAACGTCTTGCGTTACTTGAGCAGGAGGTACTGTCACTCTCAAGTGGTGCAAGAATGCCTTGCGTTACTTGAGAAGGGGAAAACCCCACACTCAGGGAGTGCAAGAAGCACTCGCACAACTTTAAAAAAGTGTCCCAGGTTTAAGTACCCGGGACACTTTTTTTTATCCCATACGCCACACACCTAATTCCTCATAAGATCAGGAAGGAATGTGACAATCTGAGGGAACGCTATCAAAATTGCAGTACAGACAATCATTGCGATAACCATTGGTGTT
Protein-coding regions in this window:
- a CDS encoding MATE family efflux transporter produces the protein MSNNQHDFTEGSITKKMVFFSAPIFLTNLLQTSYQLIDSLWVGNLLGANALGAIAVSGTVVFTILSFIIGINTAALTILSQHKGAKDEEGLKKSLNAFVVILGIMTVVLGLFGFLMSESILQWMGTPDEILPLATTYLQINFIGIIFLFGYNFIATVLRALGDSKTPVRFVLLAVILNAIFDPVFIVVFDMGIAGAAYATIVSQGTAFVYGLLYSIYKANVPFSMPKWPDAIFMKVIFRLGLPSGLSMMVISGGVLAIMTVVTSFGEEVTAGFGAAQRLDSLIMIPAMTLGSAVNSIAGQNIGANLWGRVNEVAKNGVILILLVSFSIGAAIFFSAEFLISLFVQDEETIAFGKTYVQTIAFFYPFLGINFVLNGVVRAAGAMMQIFVLNTISFWILRYPLTYLFSSWMGEEGIAVGMAASFVISSLFAIGYFKYGKWREIKLLDEKDDEKEKLLEELEEKTKK
- a CDS encoding IS256 family transposase codes for the protein MTQLNITINLDQLKEEVENSTLGSPVKASLTLILNSLMEKERDEYINAIPYERSEDRTGQRNGYYSRELMTGAGGLTLKVPRTRDGEFSTTIFEKYNRCDQALVLSMIEMVVNGVSTRKVTKIVEELCGKSVSKSQVSNLLKSLDPIVNEWRNRPLNVHYYPYLYVDAMYIKVRENNKVVSKAVHIACGITQDGHREIIGLKVTHGESVRSWTAFFEDLKGRGIQSPKMVISDAHKGLVASIQETFLGTSWQRCYFHFSRNIVDAMPKKGSEEAKHELKAIFRVPEVALARDLKEKFVQKYETVKGFTKAVQILDEGFEDAIQFHAYPSEHHISLRTTNMLERLNREVRRREKVIQIFPNDQSAIRLIGSVLMDIDEKWTNQKKPFLKQN